In Cyprinus carpio isolate SPL01 chromosome B7, ASM1834038v1, whole genome shotgun sequence, a genomic segment contains:
- the LOC122134497 gene encoding protein mono-ADP-ribosyltransferase PARP14, with translation MPVDGTELHLVFGDITNETTDAIVNTTDFKDFQTAGVCKDILTKAGPQIQAQLTGAQVARGQIFTTPPGGFPCKTIMHVCGLRDPGVIETLAKEIVVQSEQGCYRSVAIPAICAGQYLHYYS, from the exons ATGCCAGTAGATGGTACTGAACTCCATCTAGTGTTTGGAGACATCACTAATGAGACTACTGATGCCATCGTGAACACCACTGACTTTAAGGACTTCCAGACAGCTG GAGTGTGTAAGGACATCCTTACTAAAGCAGGACCTCAAATCCAGGCTCAACTGACAGgcg CTCAGGTAGCAAGAGGGCAGATATTCACGACCCCACCAGGAGGCTTCCCCTGTAAGACCATCATGCATGTTTGTGGACTGAGGGACCCTGGTGTTATCGAGACCTTGGCAAAAGAAATAGTGGTTCAAAGTGAGCAGGGCTGCTACAGGTCTGTGGCCATCCCTGCGATCTGTGCTGGTCAGTACCTTCATTATTACTCTTGA
- the LOC122137785 gene encoding uncharacterized protein LOC122137785 translates to MEKRLSKVSSTFKINTDCEELVVTRDPAAADVFSLKKWEFAVDEVFETLKSRYIIHFEVESDKSAILEENSFLQSDNLKIYFEELTCLAVVVGERTEVEKILKFLSGLQDKQQVQQECCVSEKQYDLIKERFEPYKKTKLPALKIAQERAGVLLLKGPEKEVHAGEEELLKLALGIKKKRIPSHRAIMTFLESSGSIQHFQNRFQQSLHSPVMLETSGSDLLLLSLSDGPLEETAAAMQRDVCLETVHLENIQKSSAFTKLKEDLNETINQANRGSVKVELKYQDESTTVLKVQLVGYTTEVNKLKNIVLEYKRNHQNHHASLPLPRPEMAEHFTEILAMAGVKKSSVEIKPTCSPFPCVHLTGPRCEVDSLKDSLISFLQSLATKRCEVKGPGVQQFFQGEGTRTFQLVKNSYMVVILPINNVPKYTSSISLQPFASASPQDSMDSDKDINIKVVIGSLEQQQADVFVAPMIQTNMTSTLIGSSLLNKAGQQLQNNFNSAKRNHTLKPGEVLEVDGTQALGCSKVLFIECAPKGNKHKSEKALCSGLGRVFELCEQNSWGSVALPVIGPGKVLSIPVKDAVNILTQEICEFLSGHSGLLHTICITIMASAAHSEESLWESSAKMVGNTGEGKEI, encoded by the exons ATGGAAAAACGCCTCTCTAAGGTCTCCAGCACCTTCAAAATCAACACTGACTGTGAAGAGTTGGTGGTGACGAGGGACCCGGCTGCCGCAGATGTTTTTTCCCTGAAGAAATGGGAATTTGCAGTGGATGAAGTGTTTGAGACTCTAAAGTCACGCTATATCATCCACTTTGAGGTTGAAAGCGACAAATCTGCAATTCTGGAAGAAAATTCTTTCCTCCAAAGTGATAacttaaaaatctattttgaagAACTTACATGTTTAGCTGTGGTGGTCGGAGAACGAACAGAAGTGGAGAagattttaaaatttctaagCGGCTTGCAGGACAAACAGCAGGTTCAACAAGAGTGTTGCGTGTCTGAGAAACAATATGACCTCATCAAAGAGCGATTTGAGccatacaaaaaaactaaattacctGCCCTTAAGATCGCACAGGAACGAGCAGGTGTTCTCCTTCTGAAGGGTCCTGAGAAAGAGGTCCATGCAGGTGAAGAAGAGCTTTTAAAATTAGCGCTAGGAATCAAAAAGAAGAGGATCCCATCACATCGTGCTATTATGACCTTCTTGGAATCAAGTGGCAGTATACAGCACTTCCAAAACCGATTCCAGCAGAGCCTCCACAGCCCGGTTATGCTGGAGACTTCAGGTTCAGATCTTCTTCTGTTGAGTCTGTCTGACGGACCGCTAGAGGAGACGGCCGCTGCTATGCAGAGAGATGTGTGTTTGGAGACTGTGCATCTGGAAAATATTCAGAAATCATCTGCGTTTACTAAACTGAAGGAGGATTTGAATGAAACCATCAATCAAGCCAATCGTGGAAGTGTTAAAGTGGAGCTTAAATACCAGGATGAATCAACTACTGTCCTCAAAGTGCAACTTGTGGGCTACACTACTGAAGTTAATAAGCTGAAGAACATTGTGCTGGAATACAAAAGAAACCATCAGAACCATCACGCCTCCCTGCCTCTTCCCAGGCCAGAAATGGCAGAGCACTTCACTGAGATCTTGGCGATGGCCGGTGTGAAGAAAAGCAGTGTGGAAATAAAGCCAACATGTTCGCCTTTCCCATGTGTCCACCTCACAGGACCTCGCTGTGAAGTTGATAGTTTGAAGGACAGCCTTATATCATTTCTTCAGAGTCTTGCCACTAAACGTTGTGAGGTGAAAGGGCCTGGAGTTCAACAATTTTTTCAAGGTGAAGGTACAAGGACCTTCCAATTAGTGAAGAATTCTTATATGGTTGTGATACTGCCTATTAATAATGTGCCTAAATACACAAGCAGTATCAGTCTCCAGCCATTTGCATCTGCATCTCCCCAAGACTCTATGGACTCTGAcaaagacataaacattaaagttGTGATTGGTAGTCTTGAGCAACAACAG GCAGATGTGTTTGTTGCTCCGATGATCCAAACAAACATGACCTCAACCTTGATTGGATCATCCCTGTTGAATAAAGCAGGACAGCAACTTCAAAATAACTTCAACAGTGCCAAGAGAAATCACACTCTTAAGCCTGGAGAAGTGCTGGAGGTGGACGGGACACAAGCGCTGGGATGCTCCAAGGTTCTTTTTATAGAATGTGCGCCAAAAGGAAATAAGCACAAAAGCGAAAAG GCGCTTTGCTCTGGACTTGGCCGAGTTTTTGAGTTGTGTGAGCAGAACTCTTGGGGTTCGGTTGCATTGCCAGTAATTGGACCCGGCAAAGTGCTGTCAATACCAGTCAAAGATGCTGTTAATATTCTTACTCAGGAGATCTGTGAATTTTTATCTGGACACAGTGGTCTTCTGCACACCATTTGTATCACAATAATGGCTAGTGCGGCTCATTCTGAAGAG TCTCTGTGGGAATCTAGTGCAAAAATGGTGGGCAACACAGGGGAAGGCAAAGagatttaa